CGTGGGCGACCTGGTGGAAATCACATTCCAGAACGTGGTCAACTCCCAGCATTTTGCGAACACTCTCGATCGGGGCGAAGAGGGCTTAGGAAACACAGACGGCTGCGACGTAGTCACTGCGAACACGAATCGCCCCGATTGGATTGCGAGTAAACCTTATAGGTCGGGTGCGACCATCAAGCCTCTCAGCAACAATGCTGCGGGCTATGTTTACACCTCTACCAAAGCCGGAACCAGCGGTGCTACGGCCCCGATCTTTCCCCAAACACCAGGACAGACCGTGACGGACGGCACGGTCATCTGGACCAATCAGAACGCCCCAATCTATCCCACGGGTGGCGACTATATGCCCGATTGCCTGCATGGATCGAGCACCTCCAATCTCCATTTTCACGGCACACATACAACGCCCAGCACCACCGGAGACAACGTGTTGTTGTTCGTTCACCCAGCTCTGCGTGGCGCTAAGGGTCTCGAACCCAGTGATGCGGAAGTAAAGACCAACTTCGCGAAGATCTTCGGCGCATGCGAGAAGGATGGTTCCCCGGCAAAGTGGGAGCAAATCCCGCTTGAGTGGCGAAAGATTCAAGAAACTCTCTTGAAGAAATACGATGCTACCGCCCCGTATAAGGGACAACCGGGAAAACTGCCTCACATGATGCAGCTATGGCCTCCGAACGCGGAAGAACTTGCACAGGGACTCTGGCCGCAATTCAATATCGGTGCTTTTCCGTACTGTTTCCGACTGCCTATCTACAACCAGTCCCCATCCCCGGGCGCTCCTCCGACCCTTATGGGGCAAGCGCCGGGGACTCAGTGGTACCACGCGCACAAACACGGCTCCACCGCATTGAACGTGGCGAACGGGATGACCGGCGCGTTCATCATTGAAGGTCAGTACGATGACGACCTGCAAAAGTTTTACGGCGGCAAGTTGCATCAGGAGGTTTTGGTTTTGCAGCAACTTTCGTCGACGCCGTTCCCGGTGCTCAACGCCTCATACAGCGGAGGACCAGGGGCAGCCAGGCCACCGATCTCAGTGAACGGGAGGCGGCAACCGATCATAACGATGCAGCCCGGCGAAGTGCAGATGTGGCGCATTGTGAACGGCGATTTCCGCGACTCCGTACAGTTGGTGAGTTTCACCGCGCAAGGGTCGACACAGCCCTGCAACCAGTCGGGCGCTTCGGCGGTCATGACGCCATGCGTAAGCTGGCGACAAATCGCGCAGGATGGTGTGCAGTTCAACTTTGCAAACTACCAGAAACAAGGATCGCCCTATAACCCGTTGAATCTGTCGCCGGCCAATCGCGCCGATCTTCTAGTCAAGGCGCCCACGCAGCCCGGTACTTATATTCTTCAAGCCTCTGCGAATACTGGTTTTCCCCTACAGACCTGCGGTTCGTCGGCCCCAGCCGGATGCCAGGCGGCTCCGGATGCGGCTTACCCCTTCCCGTTGCTTACCGTAAACGTCACGGGCAATCCAATCACTCCCGCAATGGATTTCATCCAGAACCAGAGTGATTTTCCGCAACTTCCTACGTTCCTGAAAGACATTCCTGAGAACACGATCTTCACGAAGCGGACCCTGGTATTCGGCGCGGGGAATACGACTATCGATGGACAACGATTCGACCCCAACAAGGTGAACCAAGCGATGCTGCTCAACACGGCAGAAGAGTGGACGGTCATGAATCAGGCCAACGACAAGGCTCATCCGTT
This genomic stretch from Terriglobus saanensis SP1PR4 harbors:
- a CDS encoding multicopper oxidase domain-containing protein, whose protein sequence is MTGLRFVTAQWNRWPQCNGAEVTPSPRSRGIRTVGFVWFLLLVIVPLAYAQNPQIVPCPTPGSQNLLPIPEVARTSDGVLRATIKNVDGLRTGWGAVGVPGQSTTDARCASQYMRYYVGEDTKHPQPWPTTPDPLPGPTLRARVGDLVEITFQNVVNSQHFANTLDRGEEGLGNTDGCDVVTANTNRPDWIASKPYRSGATIKPLSNNAAGYVYTSTKAGTSGATAPIFPQTPGQTVTDGTVIWTNQNAPIYPTGGDYMPDCLHGSSTSNLHFHGTHTTPSTTGDNVLLFVHPALRGAKGLEPSDAEVKTNFAKIFGACEKDGSPAKWEQIPLEWRKIQETLLKKYDATAPYKGQPGKLPHMMQLWPPNAEELAQGLWPQFNIGAFPYCFRLPIYNQSPSPGAPPTLMGQAPGTQWYHAHKHGSTALNVANGMTGAFIIEGQYDDDLQKFYGGKLHQEVLVLQQLSSTPFPVLNASYSGGPGAARPPISVNGRRQPIITMQPGEVQMWRIVNGDFRDSVQLVSFTAQGSTQPCNQSGASAVMTPCVSWRQIAQDGVQFNFANYQKQGSPYNPLNLSPANRADLLVKAPTQPGTYILQASANTGFPLQTCGSSAPAGCQAAPDAAYPFPLLTVNVTGNPITPAMDFIQNQSDFPQLPTFLKDIPENTIFTKRTLVFGAGNTTIDGQRFDPNKVNQAMLLNTAEEWTVMNQANDKAHPFHIHINPFQITEVFEPNSQAATTKGNPCYVDPNDPSTFKPCPSQQPQAPFVWWDTFGIPTGAQFDITTQCSNSNDVNTCPQKLQPYAACAQGTCTETIPGWFRMRSRFVDFTGQYVIHCHILIHEDRGMMQLVEVVTDKTLYTHH